The Coccidioides posadasii str. Silveira chromosome 3, complete sequence genome contains a region encoding:
- the PPP2R5D_1 gene encoding Serine/threonine-protein phosphatase 2A 56 kDa regulatory subunit delta isoform (EggNog:ENOG410PFJ3~COG:T~BUSCO:3430at33183) produces MKGFRQRVHEQLSRAKDSNKSSKKKDSSSSSTPATAPASTPSGQGPSPTNSGHGTPNSSTTALNETKGKATAPTDNAGHPQMTIHHNAHVVPNPVPAPQHYPPQQPHAGMHPGQMSANGPGTPSRQVQQIAPSVIISPSAPHIPPPGAAETMPGDLQPPKIGQKSHAFDRLHTTPRDVPEGIRTPKRQHSSRFDISDQRQRDLEKLPGFHEVPPNRRQDLFMQKIEQCNIIFDFNDPTGDMKSKEIKRLALHELLDYVANNRSVITDPMYPKVVEMFAKNLFRPIPPPVNPQGDTFDPEEDEPVLEVAWPHIQVVYEFFLRFIESQDFNTNVAKAYIDQHFVLQLLELFDSEDPRERDFLKTTLHRIYGKFLNLRSYIRKSIGNVFFQFMYETERFNGIAELLEILGSIINGFALPLKPEHKTFLTRALIPLHKVKSLSMYHPQLAYCIVQFLEKDSTLTEEVVLGLLRFWPKTNSTKEVMFLNEVEDIFEVMDPREFAKVQEPLFHQLAKSVSSPHFQVAERALYFWNNEYFCNLVGDNVETILPIMFPSLYENSQGHWNRTIHSMVYTAMKMFMEINPQLFDDCSHEYRELQESAPAREQSRKAKWEKLEELAKAQKNKDHATLRSNKPFAKLPSHPEDPELIAQDNRQRLNALKLQDEAATTKDSNQHRLPEREGQHSRRRRGSFDDSRGRRVGTSTGHRRRGERRRSVGSGSGTSSVSAVTRSNSTSNVMRTI; encoded by the exons ATGAAGGGCTTCAGGCAGAGAGTG CATGAGCAGCTTTCGCGCGCGAAGGACTCGAACAAGTCctcgaagaagaaagactcctcatcctcttccACACCTGCCACAGCTCCCGCGTCCACGCCTTCCGGCCAAGGCCCATCACCCACAAACTCGGGCCATGGGACCCCGAACTCATCCACCACCGCGTTAAATGAGACAAAGGGAAAGGCTACCGCGCCCACCGACAATGCAGGACACCCCCAGATGACCATTCACCATAACGCACACGTTGTGCCGAATCCCGTGCCCGCTCCCCAGCATTACCCTCCTCAGCAGCCCCACGCCGGAATGCACCCCGGCCAAATGTCAGCAAATGGACCAGGGACTCCTTCTCGACAAGTCCAACAAATTGCCCCAAGCGTGATCATCAGCCCCAGCGCTCCG CATATCCCACCTCCTGGAGCTGCGGAAACAATGCCCGGGGACCTTCAACCCCCAAAGATTGGCCAGAAATCGCATGCCTTCGATCGACTGCACACGACTCCCAGGGACGTCCCTGAGGGGATTCGAACTCCAAAACGACAACATTCTTCCCGCTTTGATATTTCAGACCAGCGTCAGAGGGACCTAGAAAAGTTGCCTGGATTTCATGAAGTGCCACCGAACCGTCGTCAAGACCTCTTCATGCAAAAGATCGAGCAATGCAACATTATATTTGACTTCAATGATCCCACCGGTGACATGAAATCAAAAGAAATCAAACGACTTGCTCTGCATGAGCTGCTCGATTATGTTGCAAACAACCGCTCTGTTATCACCGATCCTATGTACCCAAAAGTCGTAGAAATGTTTGCCAAGAACCTATTTCGACCAATTCCTCCCCCAGTGAATCCCCAGGGGGATACTTTCGATcccgaagaagatgaaccaGTTCTAGAAGTCGCCTGGCCGCATATTCAAGTTGTCTACGAATTTTTCCTAAGATTTATTGAGAGCCAAGATTTTAACACGAATGTTGCTAAAGCTTATATTGACCAGCATTTTGTTTTACAG CTCCTTGAATTATTCGACTCGGAAGATCCTCGGGAACGCGATTTCCTTAAAACCACCTTACACCGTATTTATGGAAAGTTTTTGAATCTTCGCTCATACATTCGCAAGTCTATCGGGAACGTGTTCTTTCAGTTTATGTATGAGACCGAGCGTTTTAATGGCATCGCAGAGCTTTTGGAAATTCTGGGATCCATTATTAATGGATTTGCTCTTCCACTCAAACCGGAGCACAAAACTTTTCTTACACGGGCTTTAATCCCGCTTCATAAAGTCAAGAGTTTGAGCATGTACCATCCTCAGTTAGCCTATTGCATCGTTCAATTCCTTGAGAAAGACTCGACTTTGACCGAAGAG GTTGTTTTGGGACTTCTCCGTTTCTGGCCAAAGACCAACAGTACCAAGGAAGTTATGTTCCTTAATGAAGTCGAGGACATATTTGAGGTGATGGATCCGAGAGAATTTGCCAAGGTTCAGGAGCCTCTTTTCCATCAGTTGGCGAAATCGGTTTCTAGTCCCCACTTCCAG GTTGCTGAACGAGCCCTCTACTTCTGGAATAACGAATACTTCTGTAACCTCGTTGGCGATAACGTGGAAACGATACTTCCGATCATGTTCCCGTCACTTTATGAAAATTCGCAAGGCCACTGGAACAG GACTATTCATAGTATGGTCTACACTGCGATGAAAATGTTCATGGAAATTAATCCGCAGCTTTTCGATGACTGCTCCCACGAATACCGTGAACTTCAAGAGAGCGCACCAGCCCGTGAGCAGAGTAGAAAAGCGAAATGGGAAAAGCTGGAAGAGTTAGCGAAGGCTCAAAAGAACAAAGACCACGCTACTTTGCGTTCGAATAAGCCATTCGCAAAACTTCCTAGTCATCCCGAAGACCCGGAACTGATCGCTCAGGATAATCGGCAGCGACTTAATGCTTTGAAATTGCAAGATGAGGCAGCAACGACTAAGGACTCCAACCAGCACCGGTTGCCAGAGCGAGAGGGACAGCATTCG AGGCGCCGGCGTGGATCGTTCGATGATTCTCGGGGTCGACGGGTTGGAACCAGCACTGGACACAGAAGACGTGGCGAACGACGAAGGTCTGTTGGGAGCGGCAGCGGGACTTCGTCGGTCTCAGCAGTTACCCGTAGTAATTCCACCAGCAACGTCATGCGAACGATTTGA
- a CDS encoding uncharacterized protein (EggNog:ENOG410PP3M~COG:S~BUSCO:11190at33183), whose protein sequence is MTARIQTMSPVPRQPFAVLGESRLRAVESTKNRQNGTHASSLKRCFDAANLSDSENLDPLSGESPTKKSKDQVGSDTLTPKSRFHTLTTSVDLDIPDKSLVSTQILPRALTTSTPRPTPLRAAAGCSARSRVPKAFARRSSGLRRVEPPSRLQRQASRAPFSISNALSRTFSLSSFNPDGKITPNGGESRRKAWDFEIYVDSEQDEMANLMEHSTCVLDISDDEHKAEKYGLGKENIPPPDFSPETSSAGTQSRVAPTSEIVEMTDRPRSPLGELNPKEFIPEGEDSSAVIVVEVGEDDESETSSRHPSSSVPEIPVAHKISQTSEQLLLKQAVISSFKKNTAAATSDDEAEHCVKESTPSAAKAEIANATESAAKNNSQLNDSGTTEVSSAS, encoded by the exons ATGACGGCAAGAATCCAAACTATGTCTCCGGTCCCAAGGCAACCATTCGCTGTTTTGGGCGAAAGCCGCCTTCGAGCCGTCGAGAGCACCAAAAACCGCCAGAATG GAACGCATGCGTCTTCCCTGAAACGCTGTTTCGATGCTGCCAATCTTTCTGATTCCGAGAACCTCGACCCGTTGTCTGGGGAATCTCCGACCAAGAAATCAAAAGATCAAGTAGGCAGTGACACGCTGACGCCAAAAAGCAGATTTCACACTCTGACGACCTCTGTCGATCTGGATATTCCAGACAAGTCACTCGTTAGCACGCAAATCTTACCTCGTGCTCTGACTACGTCAACTCCTCGACCAACGCCTCTCAGAGCTGCTGCTGGTTGCTCTGCGAGGTCGAGAGTGCCAAAAGCGTTTGCTCGTCGAAGTTCTGGCTTGCGTCGAGTTGAGCCGCCATCACGTCTACAGCGCCAGGCCTCCCGTGCTCCTTTCTCTATTTCAAACGCTCTCAGTAGGACATTCAGCCTGTCATCCTTTAACCCAGATGGAAAAATTACGCCCAATGGTGGTGAGAGCCGCCGGAAGGCCTGGGATTTTGAGATCTATGTGGATAGCGAGCAAGATGAAATGGCGAATTTGATGGAGCATTCAACTTGCGTACTTGATATCAGTGACGACGAGCATAAAGCAGAAAAATATGGTCTGGGAAAGGAAAACATTCCGCCGCCTGACTTCAGTCCCGAAACTTCCTCTGCTGGAACCCAATCTCGGGTCGCCCCTACATCTGAGATAGTGGAAATGACAGACAGGCCTCGCTCTCCCCTTGGCGAGTTAAACCCTAAAGAATTCATCCCAGAGGGCGAGGATTCTTCTGCAGTTATAGTGGTGGAAGTCGGTGAGGATGATGAATCCGAGACTTCGTCAAGGCACCCATCATCCTCTGTTCCTGAGATTCCTGTGGCCCACAAAATAAGCCAAACTTCGGAACAGCTTCTACTAAAACAGGCGGTCATCTCCTCCTTTAAAAAGAACACCGCTGCTGCTACTTCTGATGATGAGGCGGAACACTGCGTTAAGGAATCGACTCCATCAGCCGCAAAGGCTGAGATAGCTAACGCTACAGAAAGCGCCGCTAAAAATAATAGTCAACTTAATGACTCTGGCACCACCGAAGTTTCCAGCGCTTCTTAA
- a CDS encoding uncharacterized protein (EggNog:ENOG410PI1D~COG:G~BUSCO:9747at33183), with amino-acid sequence MPARIRVIGSLNADMVTVTPRFPGPGETLTATSFNTSAGGKGANQAVACGRLSRSQPRSSTSDTQDEEIYVEMIGAVGRQDSYFSTLLKPTLEQSGVDIARIREVDGVHTGIAVIVVDSSAGGENRILLSPGANYAGMQPTAELLDSVLSPPRPDVVVVQAEIPLTTVVEVLRRAGRQKEQLRKEGIKGVDGEVEVVFNPAPAPEGGLPTDVYAAIDHLIMNETECDIMAPKELRDISEPEERRGQIAKHFHSLGVRYVIVTLGSEGVWYSAADVGSKAQDDVKTWIRCINHIPAAKVEKVVDTTGAGDTFVGGYSVQVARWREQRRLLGKANECLTDDERRERYHKGIEEAIQTAVRASAQCVQRQGAMDSIPWKGEI; translated from the coding sequence ATGCCAGCCCGGATTCGAGTCATCGGCTCCTTGAATGCCGACATGGTCACAGTGACCCCGCGCTTCCCCGGGCCAGGAGAAACTCTCACAGCGACATCCTTCAACACCAGCGCAGGTGGCAAGGGCGCAAACCAGGCCGTGGCCTGTGGCCGCCTTTCCCGCTCACAGCCTAGATCGTCGACCAGTGATACCCAGGATGAGGAGATTTATGTTGAAATGATCGGTGCCGTGGGCCGCCAGGATTCGTATTTCTCTACTCTCTTGAAACCAACTCTAGAACAGTCTGGTGTGGATATTGCGCGGATTAGGGAAGTGGATGGTGTGCATACAGGCATCGCCGTGATTGTTGTTGACAGTTCGGCTGGTGGCGAGAATAGGATTTTGCTCTCTCCAGGTGCCAATTACGCGGGGATGCAGCCTACAGCAGAGCTTTTGGACTCAGTACTGTCGCCTCCTCGACCAGATGTGGTGGTGGTGCAGGCAGAGATCCCACTGACGACGGTGGTTGAAGTTCTGAGGCGGGCCGGGCGTCAAAAGGAGCAACTACGCAAAGAAGGTATCAAGGGCGTGGATGGAGAGGTCGAGGTTGTGTTTAACCCCGCTCCGGCTCCAGAGGGCGGCCTACCTACAGACGTATATGCGGCAATTGACCATTTGATCATGAACGAAACGGAATGTGATATTATGGCGCCGAAGGAGCTGAGGGATATCTCTGAGCCAGAAGAACGCAGGGGCCAGATCGCAAAACATTTCCATAGCTTAGGTGTACGGTATGTCATAGTTACACTGGGCTCGGAGGGAGTATGGTATAGTGCAGCTGATGTGGGCAGCAAGGCCCAAGACGACGTCAAAACGTGGATTCGCTGCATTAATCATATTCCTGCCGCAAAAGTGGAAAAGGTTGTGGACACCACGGGTGCGGGAGACACCTTCGTGGGCGGCTATTCGGTGCAAGTGGCTCGATGGAGAGAGCAGAGACGGTTGCTTGGGAAGGCCAACGAATGCCTTACAGATGATGAGCGGAGAGAACGGTATCACAAAGGAATTGAAGAGGCAATTCAAACGGCGGTCCGGGCTTCGGCCCAGTGTGTTCAGCGGCAAGGAGCCATGGATAGCATTCCATGGAAGGGAGAGATCTGA
- the PPP2R5D_1 gene encoding Serine/threonine-protein phosphatase 2A 56 kDa regulatory subunit delta isoform, variant 3 (EggNog:ENOG410PFJ3~COG:T~BUSCO:3430at33183) yields MKGFRQRVHEQLSRAKDSNKSSKKKDSSSSSTPATAPASTPSGQGPSPTNSGHGTPNSSTTALNETKGKATAPTDNAGHPQMTIHHNAHVVPNPVPAPQHYPPQQPHAGMHPGQMSANGPGTPSRQVQQIAPSVIISPSAPHIPPPGAAETMPGDLQPPKIGQKSHAFDRLHTTPRDVPEGIRTPKRQHSSRFDISDQRQRDLEKLPGFHEVPPNRRQDLFMQKIEQCNIIFDFNDPTGDMKSKEIKRLALHELLDYVANNRSVITDPMYPKVVEMFAKNLFRPIPPPVNPQGDTFDPEEDEPVLEVAWPHIQVVYEFFLRFIESQDFNTNVAKAYIDQHFVLQLLELFDSEDPRERDFLKTTLHRIYGKFLNLRSYIRKSIGNVFFQFMYETERFNGIAELLEILGSIINGFALPLKPEHKTFLTRALIPLHKVKSLSMYHPQLAYCIVQFLEKDSTLTEEVVLGLLRFWPKTNSTKEVMFLNEVEDIFEVMDPREFAKVQEPLFHQLAKSVSSPHFQVAERALYFWNNEYFCNLVGDNVETILPIMFPSLYENSQGHWNRTIHSMVYTAMKMFMEINPQLFDDCSHEYRELQESAPAREQSRKAKWEKLEELAKAQKNKDHATLRSNKPFAKLPSHPEDPELIAQDNRQRLNALKLQDEAATTKDSNQHRLPEREGQHSVSGSHVG; encoded by the exons ATGAAGGGCTTCAGGCAGAGAGTG CATGAGCAGCTTTCGCGCGCGAAGGACTCGAACAAGTCctcgaagaagaaagactcctcatcctcttccACACCTGCCACAGCTCCCGCGTCCACGCCTTCCGGCCAAGGCCCATCACCCACAAACTCGGGCCATGGGACCCCGAACTCATCCACCACCGCGTTAAATGAGACAAAGGGAAAGGCTACCGCGCCCACCGACAATGCAGGACACCCCCAGATGACCATTCACCATAACGCACACGTTGTGCCGAATCCCGTGCCCGCTCCCCAGCATTACCCTCCTCAGCAGCCCCACGCCGGAATGCACCCCGGCCAAATGTCAGCAAATGGACCAGGGACTCCTTCTCGACAAGTCCAACAAATTGCCCCAAGCGTGATCATCAGCCCCAGCGCTCCG CATATCCCACCTCCTGGAGCTGCGGAAACAATGCCCGGGGACCTTCAACCCCCAAAGATTGGCCAGAAATCGCATGCCTTCGATCGACTGCACACGACTCCCAGGGACGTCCCTGAGGGGATTCGAACTCCAAAACGACAACATTCTTCCCGCTTTGATATTTCAGACCAGCGTCAGAGGGACCTAGAAAAGTTGCCTGGATTTCATGAAGTGCCACCGAACCGTCGTCAAGACCTCTTCATGCAAAAGATCGAGCAATGCAACATTATATTTGACTTCAATGATCCCACCGGTGACATGAAATCAAAAGAAATCAAACGACTTGCTCTGCATGAGCTGCTCGATTATGTTGCAAACAACCGCTCTGTTATCACCGATCCTATGTACCCAAAAGTCGTAGAAATGTTTGCCAAGAACCTATTTCGACCAATTCCTCCCCCAGTGAATCCCCAGGGGGATACTTTCGATcccgaagaagatgaaccaGTTCTAGAAGTCGCCTGGCCGCATATTCAAGTTGTCTACGAATTTTTCCTAAGATTTATTGAGAGCCAAGATTTTAACACGAATGTTGCTAAAGCTTATATTGACCAGCATTTTGTTTTACAG CTCCTTGAATTATTCGACTCGGAAGATCCTCGGGAACGCGATTTCCTTAAAACCACCTTACACCGTATTTATGGAAAGTTTTTGAATCTTCGCTCATACATTCGCAAGTCTATCGGGAACGTGTTCTTTCAGTTTATGTATGAGACCGAGCGTTTTAATGGCATCGCAGAGCTTTTGGAAATTCTGGGATCCATTATTAATGGATTTGCTCTTCCACTCAAACCGGAGCACAAAACTTTTCTTACACGGGCTTTAATCCCGCTTCATAAAGTCAAGAGTTTGAGCATGTACCATCCTCAGTTAGCCTATTGCATCGTTCAATTCCTTGAGAAAGACTCGACTTTGACCGAAGAG GTTGTTTTGGGACTTCTCCGTTTCTGGCCAAAGACCAACAGTACCAAGGAAGTTATGTTCCTTAATGAAGTCGAGGACATATTTGAGGTGATGGATCCGAGAGAATTTGCCAAGGTTCAGGAGCCTCTTTTCCATCAGTTGGCGAAATCGGTTTCTAGTCCCCACTTCCAG GTTGCTGAACGAGCCCTCTACTTCTGGAATAACGAATACTTCTGTAACCTCGTTGGCGATAACGTGGAAACGATACTTCCGATCATGTTCCCGTCACTTTATGAAAATTCGCAAGGCCACTGGAACAG GACTATTCATAGTATGGTCTACACTGCGATGAAAATGTTCATGGAAATTAATCCGCAGCTTTTCGATGACTGCTCCCACGAATACCGTGAACTTCAAGAGAGCGCACCAGCCCGTGAGCAGAGTAGAAAAGCGAAATGGGAAAAGCTGGAAGAGTTAGCGAAGGCTCAAAAGAACAAAGACCACGCTACTTTGCGTTCGAATAAGCCATTCGCAAAACTTCCTAGTCATCCCGAAGACCCGGAACTGATCGCTCAGGATAATCGGCAGCGACTTAATGCTTTGAAATTGCAAGATGAGGCAGCAACGACTAAGGACTCCAACCAGCACCGGTTGCCAGAGCGAGAGGGACAGCATTCGGTTAGTGGCTCACACGTTGGTTGA
- the PPP2R5D_1 gene encoding Serine/threonine-protein phosphatase 2A 56 kDa regulatory subunit delta isoform, variant 2 (EggNog:ENOG410PFJ3~COG:T~BUSCO:3430at33183): MKGFRQRVHEQLSRAKDSNKSSKKKDSSSSSTPATAPASTPSGQGPSPTNSGHGTPNSSTTALNETKGKATAPTDNAGHPQMTIHHNAHVVPNPVPAPQHYPPQQPHAGMHPGQMSANGPGTPSRQVQQIAPSVIISPSAPHIPPPGAAETMPGDLQPPKIGQKSHAFDRLHTTPRDVPEGIRTPKRQHSSRFDISDQRQRDLEKLPGFHEVPPNRRQDLFMQKIEQCNIIFDFNDPTGDMKSKEIKRLALHELLDYVANNRSVITDPMYPKVVEMFAKNLFRPIPPPVNPQGDTFDPEEDEPVLEVAWPHIQVVYEFFLRFIESQDFNTNVAKAYIDQHFVLQLLELFDSEDPRERDFLKTTLHRIYGKFLNLRSYIRKSIGNVFFQFMYETERFNGIAELLEILGSIINGFALPLKPEHKTFLTRALIPLHKVKSLSMYHPQLAYCIVQFLEKDSTLTEEVVLGLLRFWPKTNSTKEVMFLNEVEDIFEVMDPREFAKVQEPLFHQLAKSVSSPHFQVAERALYFWNNEYFCNLVGDNVETILPIMFPSLYENSQGHWNRTIHSMVYTAMKMFMEINPQLFDDCSHEYRELQESAPAREQSRKAKWEKLEELAKAQKNKDHATLRSNKPFAKLPSHPEDPELIAQDNRQRLNALKLQDEAATTKDSNQHRLPEREGQHSPL, encoded by the exons ATGAAGGGCTTCAGGCAGAGAGTG CATGAGCAGCTTTCGCGCGCGAAGGACTCGAACAAGTCctcgaagaagaaagactcctcatcctcttccACACCTGCCACAGCTCCCGCGTCCACGCCTTCCGGCCAAGGCCCATCACCCACAAACTCGGGCCATGGGACCCCGAACTCATCCACCACCGCGTTAAATGAGACAAAGGGAAAGGCTACCGCGCCCACCGACAATGCAGGACACCCCCAGATGACCATTCACCATAACGCACACGTTGTGCCGAATCCCGTGCCCGCTCCCCAGCATTACCCTCCTCAGCAGCCCCACGCCGGAATGCACCCCGGCCAAATGTCAGCAAATGGACCAGGGACTCCTTCTCGACAAGTCCAACAAATTGCCCCAAGCGTGATCATCAGCCCCAGCGCTCCG CATATCCCACCTCCTGGAGCTGCGGAAACAATGCCCGGGGACCTTCAACCCCCAAAGATTGGCCAGAAATCGCATGCCTTCGATCGACTGCACACGACTCCCAGGGACGTCCCTGAGGGGATTCGAACTCCAAAACGACAACATTCTTCCCGCTTTGATATTTCAGACCAGCGTCAGAGGGACCTAGAAAAGTTGCCTGGATTTCATGAAGTGCCACCGAACCGTCGTCAAGACCTCTTCATGCAAAAGATCGAGCAATGCAACATTATATTTGACTTCAATGATCCCACCGGTGACATGAAATCAAAAGAAATCAAACGACTTGCTCTGCATGAGCTGCTCGATTATGTTGCAAACAACCGCTCTGTTATCACCGATCCTATGTACCCAAAAGTCGTAGAAATGTTTGCCAAGAACCTATTTCGACCAATTCCTCCCCCAGTGAATCCCCAGGGGGATACTTTCGATcccgaagaagatgaaccaGTTCTAGAAGTCGCCTGGCCGCATATTCAAGTTGTCTACGAATTTTTCCTAAGATTTATTGAGAGCCAAGATTTTAACACGAATGTTGCTAAAGCTTATATTGACCAGCATTTTGTTTTACAG CTCCTTGAATTATTCGACTCGGAAGATCCTCGGGAACGCGATTTCCTTAAAACCACCTTACACCGTATTTATGGAAAGTTTTTGAATCTTCGCTCATACATTCGCAAGTCTATCGGGAACGTGTTCTTTCAGTTTATGTATGAGACCGAGCGTTTTAATGGCATCGCAGAGCTTTTGGAAATTCTGGGATCCATTATTAATGGATTTGCTCTTCCACTCAAACCGGAGCACAAAACTTTTCTTACACGGGCTTTAATCCCGCTTCATAAAGTCAAGAGTTTGAGCATGTACCATCCTCAGTTAGCCTATTGCATCGTTCAATTCCTTGAGAAAGACTCGACTTTGACCGAAGAG GTTGTTTTGGGACTTCTCCGTTTCTGGCCAAAGACCAACAGTACCAAGGAAGTTATGTTCCTTAATGAAGTCGAGGACATATTTGAGGTGATGGATCCGAGAGAATTTGCCAAGGTTCAGGAGCCTCTTTTCCATCAGTTGGCGAAATCGGTTTCTAGTCCCCACTTCCAG GTTGCTGAACGAGCCCTCTACTTCTGGAATAACGAATACTTCTGTAACCTCGTTGGCGATAACGTGGAAACGATACTTCCGATCATGTTCCCGTCACTTTATGAAAATTCGCAAGGCCACTGGAACAG GACTATTCATAGTATGGTCTACACTGCGATGAAAATGTTCATGGAAATTAATCCGCAGCTTTTCGATGACTGCTCCCACGAATACCGTGAACTTCAAGAGAGCGCACCAGCCCGTGAGCAGAGTAGAAAAGCGAAATGGGAAAAGCTGGAAGAGTTAGCGAAGGCTCAAAAGAACAAAGACCACGCTACTTTGCGTTCGAATAAGCCATTCGCAAAACTTCCTAGTCATCCCGAAGACCCGGAACTGATCGCTCAGGATAATCGGCAGCGACTTAATGCTTTGAAATTGCAAGATGAGGCAGCAACGACTAAGGACTCCAACCAGCACCGGTTGCCAGAGCGAGAGGGACAGCATTCG CCGCTATGA
- the TFC1 gene encoding tau 95 subunit of transcription factor TFIIIC (EggNog:ENOG410PKPW~COG:K~BUSCO:7847at33183) has translation MATWKGSTTSPWYTIPAREIVSVEHPCVVKNVDQAIGTLQRGPGIAEILDPTRPHAAATLSLNPDDGMSRPLFSTSKPANNMLLRVSVPKRTGRKRKRGSQDPYVDDARSTSTISSSDSGSLDAKQLLRRLRDNAGRYDVEVVGRIDRMHVFRGRVLWSADMGVDADEDPGVPDFVYSTTASPFMTKFRENIMPFEYEKLKEFDLDMSKGATSTFDIVPPPSFSLVEMPFKYTYRQNPSVKQALNPSGETMTINTQQITKVFTHLVPCDVPSVPTEPNDKLPPIDTLDAALKKTIGILQKLFDDRPAWTRRGLRNHLTTNDQKYTLRTAVPYVGYIFRSGPWRDAILKFGYDPRTTPDSRIYQTLMFRIPPSTEETEIDPSLTSNMASTSTTTPLSGRRYTTPRPSQVLGDANVGNTSHVFTGHPPLARDGKTWMICDIHDATVTQRLSPLNPDAPPPRPVCDIYSAGWYGNVLLATARAIMRAKIQHMLEHKAAYPDDTEFLALFNFPTHVETEDDISRVAVDSSEVGGKCVQLASEIRGTLRSAPGRRNANRGEGTRDTEVGKSGRKRVRWEDEEEEEEGEEGEEAEEVRQLEEEEEREDEGEEDDESEAIGE, from the exons ATGGCCACCTGGAAAGGTTCAACCACGTCGCCGTGGTACACTATACCCGCTCGAGAAATCGTCAGTGTGGAACATCCATGCGTGGTGAAAAACGTTGATCAGGCCATTGGAACTCTTCAACGCGGCCCTGGGATAGCAGAG ATCCTGGACCCAACACGACCCCATGCTGCTGCGACCTTATCCCTGAATCCAGACGATGGCATGAGCAGACCGCTATTTTCAACATCTAAACCCGCCAATAATATGCTGCTCAGGGTCTCAGTTCCAAAAAGGACTGGGCGCAAACGGAAACGTGGATCTCAGGATCCATATGTTGACGATGCTCGTTCTACCTCGACCATTTCGTCGTCGGATTCAGGGAGCTTAGATGCTAAGCAATTACTACGTCGTCTGAGGGATAACGCCGGCCGTTATGATGTTGAGGTCGTTGGACGAATTGACAGGATGCATGTTTTCAGGGGTAGAGTGCTCTGGTCGGCAGATATGGGCGTGGATGCTGATGAAGACCCAGGTGTCCCGGATTTCGTATATTCTACCACAGCAAGCCCGTTTATGACCAAATTTCGTGAGAATATCATGCCATTTGAAT ATGAGAAACTGAAGGAATTCGACCTTGACATGAGCAAAGGCGCTACATCAACCTTTGATATAGTTCCGCCACCATCCTTCAGCCTGGTTGAGATGCCGTTCAAGTATAC TTACCGCCAAAACCCTTCTGTAAAACAAGCATTAAATCCCTCTGGGGAAACAATGACTATTAATACCCAACAAATAACCAAAGTTTTTACTCATCTTGTGCCATGCGATGTACCCTCTGTTCCTACAGAACCGAACGACAAACTGCCGCCTATCGACACATTGGACGCGGCGCTGAAGAAGACAATTGGTATCCTCCAAAAGCTCTTCGACGACAGGCCAGCCTGGACTCGTCGCGGTCTACGCAACCATCTCACCACCAACGACCAAAAGTACACCCTCCGCACGGCCGTTCCCTACGTAGGGTATATATTTCGCTCCGGGCCATGGCGGGATGCCATCCTCAAATTCGGCTATGACCCCCGTACTACGCCAGACTCACGAATCTACCAAACACTAATGTTTCGCATCCCTCCCAGCACAGAAGAAACCGAAATTGACCCATCCCTCACAAGCAACATGGCATCGACCAGCACAACCACCCCACTCTCTGGCCGACGCTACACAACTCCTCGCCCTTCCCAGGTCCTAGGCGATGCAAACGTCGGAAATACATCGCACGTATTCACCGGTCACCCGCCGCTTGCGCGCGACGGCAAAACGTGGATGATATGCGACATCCACGATGCCACCGTCACCCAGCGACTGTCGCCTCTCAATCCCGACGCTCCACCCCCTCGGCCGGTCTGCGACATCTATTCCGCAGGTTGGTACGGGAACGTGCTGTTAGCCACGGCGCGCGCCATCATGCGTGCCAAGATCCAGCATATGCTCGAACATAAGGCCGCTTATCCGGACGACACCGAGTTCCTGGCCTTGTTCAATTTTCCTACGCATGTAGAGACCGAAGATGACATCTCGAGGGTGGCCGTCGATTCGAGTGAGGTGGGAGGTAAGTGTGTACAGTTGGCGAGTGAAATTCGTGGGACGCTAAGAAGTGCTCCCGGGCGAAGAAATGCGAATCGTGGTGAAGGGACCAGGGATACAGAGGTAGGTAAAAGCGGCCGGAAGAGGGTGAGATGggaggacgaggaagaggaggaagaaggtgaagagggagaggaagcagaagaagTCAGGCAGctcgaggaggaagaagagcgAGAAGACGAGGgcgaggaggacgatgaaTCCGAGGCAATAGGAGAATAA